In one Sphingobacterium daejeonense genomic region, the following are encoded:
- a CDS encoding MFS transporter: MAEQKDIETISFGARNKLFWGCFIVLVASAFGFVFRSFLMADWAVKFDLSKTQQGEIFGVSFWPFALSIVFFSLIIDSIGYKKSMIFAFICHVLSVGITIFANGYWMLYLGTFLFALGNGAAEAVVNPVVASLYPKDKTKWLNILHAGWPMGIAIAGLLGIGLISIQTDWKIIICFILLPVIVYGLLIANVHFPVNERVKAGVKYIDMLKEVGVLGALVIISLCVFEIGNLFSIGLTLKIILIVLSVGVFAYYVRSWGKGLFFLLLLAMVPLATMELGTDSWITDLMTPEMKKLGFQGGWVLVFSAIIMTVLRMYSGAVTKIFSPLVILTISCLIAAVGLQLLSVTTGAYILLASLLYALGKTYLWGTMLGVVSEQFPGGGALALNITSAVGQLGVGIIGAVFLGFIQDGNIDQGLRAYDQTNNTHYHEELMTLDKKSIFGEYQSIDHVRLAGEDDQVKGVVQQVENEAKKSALSTVSLLPAGLFVFYLILLIYFKRKGGYKPVDISTNL, encoded by the coding sequence ATGGCAGAACAAAAAGATATAGAGACTATTAGCTTTGGTGCTAGGAATAAGTTGTTTTGGGGCTGTTTTATCGTATTGGTAGCTTCTGCATTTGGTTTTGTTTTCCGTTCCTTTTTGATGGCCGATTGGGCGGTAAAGTTTGACTTGAGTAAAACTCAACAAGGAGAGATTTTTGGGGTTAGTTTTTGGCCATTTGCCTTAAGTATTGTGTTTTTCAGCTTGATCATTGATTCCATTGGATATAAGAAGTCAATGATCTTTGCTTTCATCTGTCACGTCCTTTCTGTTGGTATTACCATTTTTGCCAATGGATATTGGATGTTGTATTTAGGGACTTTTTTGTTTGCGTTGGGAAATGGTGCTGCGGAAGCTGTTGTAAATCCTGTTGTTGCAAGTCTGTACCCCAAAGACAAAACTAAATGGTTGAATATTCTACATGCAGGTTGGCCGATGGGTATAGCAATTGCAGGTTTATTGGGGATAGGCTTAATATCTATTCAAACAGATTGGAAGATTATCATTTGCTTTATTTTATTGCCTGTAATTGTTTACGGTTTGCTGATTGCCAATGTTCATTTTCCGGTCAACGAACGGGTTAAAGCAGGTGTGAAATATATCGATATGCTCAAGGAAGTAGGGGTATTGGGAGCATTGGTAATTATCAGTCTCTGTGTCTTTGAGATCGGGAACTTGTTTTCTATTGGTTTAACCTTAAAGATCATTTTGATTGTGTTATCGGTAGGAGTCTTTGCTTATTACGTTCGTTCTTGGGGCAAGGGTTTATTCTTTTTATTGTTGTTGGCTATGGTTCCCTTGGCTACGATGGAATTGGGGACTGACAGTTGGATCACAGACTTGATGACTCCTGAGATGAAGAAATTAGGATTCCAAGGCGGCTGGGTTTTAGTCTTTTCTGCAATTATAATGACTGTATTGAGGATGTATTCAGGTGCTGTGACCAAGATCTTTTCACCATTAGTCATCCTTACGATTAGCTGTCTGATTGCTGCAGTAGGATTACAATTATTATCAGTTACTACTGGAGCGTATATTCTGTTGGCTTCATTGCTATATGCCCTTGGAAAGACCTATTTATGGGGTACTATGTTAGGTGTTGTATCGGAGCAATTTCCGGGTGGAGGTGCTTTGGCACTTAATATCACAAGTGCAGTAGGTCAACTAGGTGTTGGCATAATTGGAGCAGTGTTCCTAGGATTTATACAAGATGGAAACATAGACCAAGGACTTCGGGCGTACGACCAAACCAACAATACCCACTATCATGAAGAATTAATGACTTTAGATAAGAAAAGCATTTTTGGAGAATACCAATCTATCGACCATGTTAGGTTAGCTGGCGAGGATGACCAAGTTAAGGGAGTTGTTCAGCAAGTTGAAAATGAGGCTAAGAAATCTGCCCTTTCAACAGTTTCGTTGTTGCCGGCAGGATTGTTTGTGTTCTATTTGATATTACTTATTTATTTCAAAAGGAAAGGAGGCTATAAACCAGTAGACATTTCAACCAACTTATAA
- a CDS encoding sugar phosphate isomerase/epimerase family protein, with protein MDIGISSFVWVSPFSTENRDIILKAKEIGYDLFEVAVEDKSLIDFGQIKKYSRELDIKLSVSGAFGAERDISSDNPEFRKIGLQYIKDCVDIAHYFESPIFGGPLYSAVGKTRLVSDDQKYEERMWCLENLAEATAYAKSKGITLALEPLNRFETDMINTLDQAADLIGEINDKNLRLLLDTFHANIEEKHIEEEILKYGDLIVHIQGNENDRGTPGTGHLSWDKIKAALAEVNYQGAIVLETFGSPSKELARAASIWRPLAESADILAQECFEFYYQQFKS; from the coding sequence ATGGATATTGGAATAAGTTCCTTTGTATGGGTATCCCCGTTTTCTACGGAAAACAGGGATATCATTCTAAAGGCTAAAGAAATAGGCTATGATCTATTTGAAGTTGCGGTAGAGGACAAGTCGCTGATTGATTTTGGGCAGATAAAAAAGTACAGTCGAGAATTGGATATTAAGCTGAGTGTGAGTGGTGCTTTTGGTGCTGAGCGAGATATTTCGAGTGACAATCCAGAATTTCGGAAAATAGGATTACAATACATCAAAGACTGCGTTGATATTGCTCATTATTTTGAGAGTCCCATTTTTGGTGGACCCTTATATTCTGCAGTTGGCAAGACCCGTTTGGTCTCTGATGATCAGAAGTATGAAGAACGGATGTGGTGTCTAGAGAATTTAGCTGAAGCCACAGCCTATGCGAAGAGTAAAGGAATTACACTTGCCTTGGAGCCCTTGAATCGATTTGAAACTGACATGATCAATACTTTGGATCAGGCTGCAGATCTGATTGGAGAAATTAACGATAAAAACCTACGGTTATTGCTAGATACTTTCCATGCTAATATAGAGGAAAAGCATATTGAGGAGGAAATTCTGAAATATGGTGATTTGATCGTACATATTCAAGGCAATGAAAATGACCGAGGAACTCCAGGAACAGGGCATTTAAGTTGGGACAAAATCAAGGCTGCTTTGGCGGAAGTGAATTACCAAGGTGCTATTGTTTTGGAAACATTTGGTTCACCTTCAAAAGAGCTGGCTCGTGCAGCGAGCATTTGGAGACCATTGGCAGAGAGTGCAGATATTTTAGCACAAGAGTGTTTCGAGTTTTATTATCAACAATTTAAATCTTAA
- a CDS encoding Gfo/Idh/MocA family protein, with protein sequence MKKITVVIVGMGFGKEFIPIYQQHPNIEAVGICTRNPETLRELKEKFNLSDDLIFTDFEEVVKREDVDAIHVVTPVPEHAKMTLASLNANKHTACTIPMAMTVEDCKAIVEAKRKANKVYMMMETALYTREFLYGLKLAESGQLGRIQFVRGSHIQDMSMEGWAEYWKGYPPMLNGTHAISPLLRINNTLAESVVCHGSGRLSEDLAKRYNSPFAVETATFKLKNSDVVAEATRSLFDVVRQYRESYDVYGTKMSFEWEQLQDEEHVIFDGGENASRIDVPDTDDLLIPEIASFTKREKIDDPNHVSFLQGAGHGGSHPHLVQEFVAAIVEGRDSAVDAEVAANYTLAGICAHESAMKGGIRVEIPTF encoded by the coding sequence ATGAAGAAGATCACAGTTGTAATTGTAGGAATGGGATTTGGTAAGGAATTTATACCGATCTATCAGCAACACCCAAACATTGAGGCGGTGGGTATTTGTACAAGAAATCCGGAGACCTTGCGAGAATTGAAGGAGAAGTTCAATTTAAGCGATGACCTAATTTTCACGGACTTTGAGGAGGTTGTTAAGCGTGAGGATGTGGATGCAATCCACGTTGTCACACCGGTTCCTGAACATGCAAAAATGACCTTAGCTTCATTGAATGCCAATAAACATACTGCCTGTACTATCCCTATGGCGATGACAGTTGAGGATTGTAAGGCTATCGTGGAGGCAAAACGTAAAGCTAACAAGGTGTATATGATGATGGAAACAGCACTGTATACGAGAGAATTTCTGTATGGTCTTAAATTGGCAGAAAGTGGCCAATTAGGTAGGATTCAATTTGTAAGAGGGTCGCATATCCAAGACATGAGCATGGAAGGATGGGCGGAATACTGGAAAGGTTATCCACCAATGTTGAATGGTACGCATGCAATTTCACCTTTGTTAAGGATCAATAATACGTTGGCAGAATCTGTTGTTTGCCATGGATCTGGTAGGTTGAGTGAAGATTTGGCGAAAAGATATAACTCCCCTTTTGCTGTAGAGACCGCAACTTTCAAATTAAAGAATTCGGATGTCGTTGCTGAAGCAACACGTTCATTGTTTGATGTTGTTCGTCAATACCGCGAGAGCTATGATGTTTATGGTACGAAGATGTCTTTTGAGTGGGAGCAATTGCAGGATGAGGAGCACGTTATTTTTGACGGTGGCGAGAATGCTTCTAGGATTGATGTTCCTGATACAGATGATTTGTTGATTCCAGAGATTGCGTCTTTTACAAAGCGTGAAAAGATAGATGATCCAAACCATGTTTCATTCTTACAAGGAGCAGGTCATGGCGGTTCACATCCTCACCTGGTTCAAGAATTTGTTGCTGCTATTGTTGAGGGTCGTGATTCAGCGGTTGATGCTGAGGTTGCGGCAAACTATACACTTGCTGGTATATGCGCGCATGAGTCTGCAATGAAAGGTGGTATACGAGTAGAGATCCCAACTTTCTAA
- a CDS encoding ThuA domain-containing protein: MRNTYLVIVAGMILMLFSSELFAQAVVKSGKPKKVLMVGGGSSHDYQRWYKNEDAKFLDSFDHLEVQYTENTDSIAHYLKSTDLLILVNNQEIAAPSKVAIEKFIQKGKPMIMMHAAVWYNWNDWPKYNFEYVGGGSKSHEKVQEFKNLVVNNGHAITKNVSPQFNFQDELYRHEPDPAGKGIDVLVIGESLETGKVYPAVFTVNHPKSRLVGITQGHDQHSHLNKDYKAILINSVNWALKL, encoded by the coding sequence ATGAGAAATACCTATTTAGTAATTGTTGCAGGAATGATCCTGATGTTGTTTAGTTCAGAACTATTCGCACAGGCCGTAGTAAAGTCAGGTAAGCCAAAGAAAGTTTTGATGGTTGGAGGGGGTTCATCTCACGATTATCAACGTTGGTACAAAAATGAAGACGCCAAATTCTTGGATTCCTTTGATCACTTGGAAGTCCAATATACTGAGAATACGGATTCTATTGCTCATTATTTAAAGAGCACAGATTTGTTGATTTTGGTTAACAATCAAGAAATCGCGGCACCTTCAAAGGTGGCTATAGAGAAGTTCATTCAAAAGGGAAAACCTATGATCATGATGCATGCTGCGGTATGGTATAATTGGAATGATTGGCCGAAATACAATTTTGAATATGTGGGTGGTGGCAGTAAGAGTCATGAGAAGGTTCAAGAATTTAAAAACTTGGTCGTGAACAATGGGCATGCTATTACCAAAAATGTAAGTCCACAGTTCAATTTTCAGGATGAGCTGTACCGTCACGAACCTGATCCTGCTGGCAAAGGCATAGATGTTTTGGTAATTGGTGAGTCTTTGGAAACTGGCAAAGTTTATCCTGCAGTTTTTACTGTTAACCATCCAAAGTCCAGGTTAGTAGGTATCACGCAAGGCCATGATCAACATAGTCACCTGAACAAGGACTACAAGGCCATTTTAATTAATTCTGTCAATTGGGCATTAAAACTTTAA
- a CDS encoding PVC-type heme-binding CxxCH protein — MQDPLESSESMKLIQKPVDFELKLFASEPNIVNPIAMSWDHKGRLWVIESVDYPNSFADGGKGNDKIKICEDTDGDGVADKFTVFADSLNIGTSLTFMNDGVLVAMAPDFLFLKDTNGDDKADVREVFMTGWSKHDTHAGPSNLQYGFDNKIWGVTGYAGFNGEIKGVPYKFGQGVYRFNTDGSGFEYLATTSNNTWGLGISEDNNVFISTANNTHSAFYSLPERFLQRRVFESKPGSLVNAVQKIDGHYDVHALTPNLRQVDVVGGFTSAAGHQMYTAREFPKSYWNRIAFVTEPTVRLVHNAIIEPEGAGFKESDGWNLLASSDEWFGPLAAEVGPDGAVWVLDWYNFIIQHNVFVPAQAPSEKVLPFVEQPHGPGNAFESDLRDKKFGRVYRVVYKDAKHNESYKLSKDDPKELIKALKSKNKFWRMHAQRLLVERQKTDVRGDLIKLINDDSKDEIGLNPAAIHSIWTAKGLGLLKDKNVLDAVMQALNHPSAGVRKAAVQALELDNNTIKEIAKSNIFKDENLNTRLAAFVKIAESQPIDGVYEILVSSLKDTVNQNDRWLSPALFAAVQTNEELFRKNGFHDMSTPYLTTISHHLIQETYKIDRRRRMQFSPDIKNKDIIIQVQLQKTEGKPLNGLILGQGDSKEGFALYAENNKVYWQINASGKKEIVSSPGVIPDNSVIRAELTKENGMSLYVNSKLVASNKGISIFANPLNFYLRSGQDFEAPFELHTYGQGSEFTGNINELIVNLKPTTHVHRHAGMDMGTSEENVKPTSTIVIKAVKDLMQYDKRTIAVTAGTDVTLVFENTDAMMHNLLIIKPNSLESVGKAADEMLKLNDAMEKSYVPDNPNVLFHTNLVNPGESFTLKFKAPKEAGDYPYVCTFPGHWRGMNGIMKVVNK, encoded by the coding sequence ATGCAAGATCCATTAGAGAGCTCAGAGTCTATGAAATTAATCCAGAAGCCTGTAGACTTTGAGCTTAAACTATTTGCTTCGGAGCCCAATATTGTAAATCCCATTGCTATGAGTTGGGATCATAAAGGAAGGTTATGGGTTATTGAATCGGTGGATTATCCGAATAGTTTTGCTGATGGTGGAAAGGGTAATGATAAAATCAAGATTTGTGAGGATACAGATGGAGATGGCGTTGCTGATAAATTTACTGTTTTTGCTGACAGCTTGAATATTGGAACAAGTTTGACTTTTATGAATGATGGTGTTTTGGTTGCTATGGCTCCAGATTTCTTGTTCTTAAAAGACACCAATGGAGATGATAAGGCTGATGTTAGGGAGGTTTTCATGACGGGTTGGAGCAAGCATGACACACATGCTGGACCATCGAACCTGCAGTATGGTTTTGACAACAAGATTTGGGGCGTGACGGGGTATGCAGGTTTCAATGGAGAGATCAAAGGAGTTCCTTATAAGTTTGGTCAGGGAGTTTATCGCTTCAATACTGATGGTTCAGGGTTTGAGTATTTAGCTACAACGAGCAATAATACCTGGGGTTTGGGCATAAGTGAAGATAACAATGTCTTTATTTCTACTGCCAACAATACACATAGTGCTTTTTACTCTTTGCCTGAGCGTTTCTTGCAGAGGAGAGTTTTTGAAAGTAAGCCTGGTTCCCTTGTGAATGCTGTTCAGAAGATTGATGGTCATTATGATGTCCACGCCCTTACACCTAATTTAAGACAGGTTGATGTTGTTGGAGGTTTTACTTCTGCTGCTGGTCATCAGATGTATACAGCTCGTGAATTTCCAAAATCCTATTGGAATAGGATTGCTTTTGTAACGGAGCCTACAGTTCGTTTAGTTCACAATGCGATCATTGAACCTGAGGGCGCTGGATTCAAAGAAAGTGATGGTTGGAATTTATTGGCGAGTTCGGATGAATGGTTTGGTCCATTGGCAGCTGAGGTTGGTCCGGATGGTGCCGTATGGGTTCTGGATTGGTATAACTTCATAATCCAGCATAATGTCTTTGTTCCTGCACAAGCCCCATCTGAAAAGGTACTTCCATTTGTTGAGCAACCTCATGGCCCTGGGAATGCCTTTGAAAGCGATTTAAGGGACAAGAAATTCGGCAGGGTATATCGAGTTGTTTATAAAGATGCAAAACATAATGAATCTTATAAATTATCTAAAGATGATCCAAAAGAGCTGATTAAAGCATTAAAGAGCAAGAATAAATTTTGGCGTATGCATGCGCAACGCTTATTAGTTGAGCGTCAGAAAACTGATGTCAGAGGTGATTTAATCAAATTAATCAACGACGATAGTAAAGACGAGATTGGTCTGAATCCAGCAGCTATCCATTCTATTTGGACAGCAAAAGGTTTGGGATTACTAAAAGATAAGAATGTGTTGGATGCTGTGATGCAAGCATTAAATCATCCATCTGCCGGCGTAAGGAAGGCTGCCGTTCAAGCACTGGAATTGGACAATAATACCATCAAAGAAATTGCTAAGTCTAATATTTTCAAAGATGAAAATCTAAACACTCGTTTAGCTGCATTTGTAAAGATCGCGGAGAGTCAACCAATTGATGGAGTTTATGAAATATTGGTTTCCTCGTTAAAGGATACAGTAAACCAAAATGACAGATGGCTATCTCCTGCATTGTTTGCCGCGGTACAGACCAACGAGGAGCTGTTTAGGAAAAATGGTTTTCATGATATGTCTACACCTTATTTAACGACCATTTCCCATCATTTAATTCAGGAGACCTATAAAATCGATCGTCGAAGAAGGATGCAATTTTCACCTGACATCAAAAATAAGGATATCATTATTCAGGTTCAATTACAAAAGACAGAGGGAAAACCACTTAACGGTTTGATCTTGGGCCAGGGTGATTCTAAGGAAGGTTTTGCCTTATATGCAGAGAACAACAAGGTTTACTGGCAGATCAATGCATCTGGGAAGAAAGAAATTGTGTCGAGTCCGGGCGTTATTCCAGACAACAGCGTAATCAGGGCAGAATTAACCAAAGAAAACGGAATGTCCCTGTATGTCAATTCAAAATTAGTTGCTTCAAATAAAGGCATATCCATTTTTGCGAATCCTTTGAACTTCTACCTTCGTTCGGGTCAAGATTTCGAGGCACCGTTTGAATTGCATACTTATGGTCAAGGTTCGGAATTCACAGGAAATATAAATGAGTTAATCGTAAATCTAAAACCTACTACCCATGTTCATAGGCATGCCGGCATGGACATGGGTACTTCTGAGGAAAATGTTAAGCCAACCTCTACCATTGTTATCAAAGCTGTGAAGGATCTGATGCAATATGATAAGCGCACCATTGCGGTTACCGCTGGCACCGATGTGACTTTGGTGTTTGAGAACACAGATGCTATGATGCACAATCTATTGATTATTAAGCCTAATAGCTTGGAGTCTGTAGGGAAAGCTGCTGACGAGATGCTGAAGCTCAACGACGCGATGGAAAAATCGTATGTACCTGATAATCCGAATGTTCTATTTCACACGAATTTGGTAAACCCAGGTGAGAGTTTCACCTTAAAATTCAAAGCTCCGAAAGAAGCTGGAGATTATCCATATGTCTGCACATTCCCAGGGCATTGGCGTGGGATGAACGGAATAATGAAAGTTGTCAATAAATAA
- a CDS encoding helix-turn-helix domain-containing protein: protein MTIRHVISKPLIPTSKCFVIKKNIEPYFDPTLHSHAEFQLSYVMKGSGNRFVGNSLNPFSDGDMVLIGPHLPHVWKSHDSYFQHRIPNATTVIVIYFNKEILGESVYLKQEFQKIKILFDMSNQGLHIVGKTRDEVGSMLEKLLVTDGVDSVILFLKILDKIANSSDLHFLNDLEAIAFKESEANRIHEVYDYVMKNFNSKIRLEEVADIANMTQTSFSRYFKTRMNTSFSDFVKEVRISFACKRLEDESHSIESISYESGFPSLTNFNKQFKQITGKTPKEYREEYFRILNTK, encoded by the coding sequence ATGACAATAAGACACGTTATATCCAAACCGCTTATTCCAACGAGCAAGTGTTTTGTTATTAAAAAAAATATAGAACCCTACTTCGACCCAACCTTGCACAGCCACGCTGAATTTCAGCTCTCCTATGTCATGAAAGGATCCGGAAACAGATTTGTCGGAAACAGCTTGAATCCGTTCAGTGATGGTGACATGGTATTGATAGGGCCCCATTTGCCCCATGTCTGGAAAAGTCACGATTCCTATTTTCAGCATAGAATACCGAATGCAACAACGGTCATAGTTATATATTTCAACAAGGAAATCTTGGGGGAAAGTGTCTACCTGAAGCAGGAGTTCCAAAAAATCAAGATCCTATTTGACATGAGCAACCAAGGTCTGCACATCGTTGGAAAGACCAGAGATGAGGTTGGAAGCATGCTCGAAAAACTTCTTGTAACAGATGGAGTGGACAGTGTGATATTGTTTCTGAAAATATTGGATAAAATCGCGAATTCATCAGACTTGCATTTTCTAAATGATTTGGAAGCAATCGCCTTTAAAGAGTCAGAAGCAAATAGGATTCATGAGGTCTACGATTATGTTATGAAAAACTTTAATTCCAAAATTAGACTCGAGGAAGTAGCTGATATCGCTAACATGACGCAAACCTCCTTTAGCAGATATTTTAAAACCAGGATGAACACCTCTTTTTCAGACTTTGTCAAAGAAGTACGAATTAGTTTTGCGTGCAAAAGATTAGAAGATGAATCTCACTCAATAGAATCAATCAGCTATGAGAGCGGATTCCCTTCCCTCACAAACTTCAATAAACAATTCAAACAAATCACAGGCAAAACCCCAAAAGAATACCGCGAAGAATACTTTAGAATCCTAAACACCAAATAA
- a CDS encoding ABC transporter permease — MKNFLSLLKREFRLFFQNKVLLVLFLGAPILYGVLVGGVYKKGKVTNLPIIVVDEDKSPLSRQLIDMFNENDVIYVAKVLNDPFRAKDEALKTESTVVVQIPRNFSADVNYNRSTELTLFVNASNTLTSNSAMMAVNVAASTLKAGIQIKAQQKKGVPEYVASKQFEPFKITMIKQNIRSGNYLYFMLPGVLLTVLQQVMMLGLALSFASEFEKGTFPELVQKSNNVFVLILVKILPYILMSGLIYILYYGYSIWYRMPLNLDGGAFFATTILFSLAVSFIGILVSIAIPSQLKATEILMVIATPSFILSGFTWPLSQMPEWVVAIAKMIPLTHYLQIFRTLMIEKGSIEYLQGPVIGLAIIAAVTLIASIILLQIKINKVKKNKQVQATV, encoded by the coding sequence ATGAAGAATTTTTTGAGTTTATTAAAAAGAGAATTCAGACTCTTCTTCCAAAACAAGGTCTTGCTTGTTCTATTCTTGGGAGCTCCGATTTTATATGGAGTTTTGGTAGGAGGGGTCTATAAAAAAGGAAAGGTTACTAACTTACCTATTATCGTAGTTGATGAAGATAAAAGCCCTTTGAGCAGACAATTGATCGATATGTTCAATGAAAATGATGTTATCTATGTAGCCAAGGTGCTCAATGATCCATTCAGAGCTAAAGATGAAGCCCTGAAAACAGAATCTACTGTTGTGGTACAAATCCCAAGAAACTTTTCTGCAGATGTAAACTATAACAGAAGTACCGAATTGACATTATTTGTAAATGCATCCAACACATTGACCTCAAATTCAGCAATGATGGCAGTAAACGTAGCTGCATCTACTTTAAAAGCTGGGATACAGATCAAGGCGCAACAGAAAAAAGGTGTACCAGAATACGTCGCTTCAAAACAGTTTGAACCCTTCAAAATAACCATGATCAAACAAAATATAAGAAGCGGTAACTATCTTTATTTTATGCTTCCTGGAGTTTTGTTGACTGTATTGCAACAAGTGATGATGTTAGGACTGGCATTGAGTTTTGCCTCAGAATTTGAAAAAGGGACATTTCCAGAACTGGTTCAAAAAAGCAACAATGTATTTGTCCTTATCTTGGTGAAAATCTTGCCTTATATTTTGATGTCTGGCTTGATATATATCTTATACTATGGTTATTCCATTTGGTATAGGATGCCATTGAACTTGGACGGCGGTGCATTTTTTGCAACAACCATACTATTCTCGTTAGCGGTAAGCTTTATTGGGATTTTAGTTAGTATTGCCATTCCAAGTCAGCTGAAAGCTACAGAGATCTTAATGGTCATTGCTACACCGAGCTTTATCCTGAGCGGATTTACATGGCCATTGAGTCAAATGCCTGAATGGGTAGTAGCGATAGCCAAAATGATCCCTTTAACACATTACTTGCAGATCTTCAGAACATTAATGATAGAAAAGGGAAGTATAGAATATCTTCAAGGACCAGTTATTGGACTTGCAATAATAGCAGCTGTGACACTAATAGCTTCAATTATCCTTCTCCAGATTAAAATCAATAAGGTCAAGAAAAATAAACAGGTCCAAGCAACAGTTTAA
- a CDS encoding HlyD family secretion protein: MKNILYTIAGIILLQSCSGDNQKKQIKLEGKIERDQIAVTTKIPGKIQKILVEAGQNVHKGDTLVILELPEVDAKAIQAEGALSAAQAQYEMAVKGATDGQMKQLHAKVDGLKEQYDFAQKSLDRMNNLLRDSLISQQKV, translated from the coding sequence ATGAAAAATATTTTATACACTATAGCAGGAATTATTCTTTTACAAAGTTGTTCTGGTGACAACCAAAAAAAGCAAATAAAATTAGAAGGAAAGATCGAACGTGATCAAATTGCGGTCACAACAAAGATCCCCGGGAAAATTCAGAAAATATTGGTCGAGGCAGGTCAGAATGTACATAAAGGGGATACCTTGGTGATTTTGGAACTTCCAGAGGTAGACGCGAAAGCAATACAGGCAGAAGGAGCTCTTTCCGCTGCGCAAGCGCAATATGAAATGGCCGTGAAAGGTGCAACAGATGGACAAATGAAACAGTTGCACGCGAAAGTAGACGGCTTAAAAGAACAGTACGATTTCGCGCAAAAATCTTTGGACAGAATGAACAACCTTTTGCGTGACTCCCTGATCTCACAACAAAAAGTATGA
- a CDS encoding TolC family protein, protein MDSANQMNRKELQALEASQKAYEFVLKKEKGAKLPQVFAFGNVSYLNAFGTDLTVKDLPRVGDLKLESNHLKMAPNFALGVGMKWTIFEGKAHKTAIDKAKLDIQINENKLADTKEKLSLLQRKTEVDYNLARKKIQVSNQQVEIAKNNLHLASRQFEEGLSDVTERLEAENEFYKQSLGYYNQVLNQRMAASELLKANGNLYQTITK, encoded by the coding sequence ATGGATTCAGCAAATCAGATGAACAGAAAGGAGCTGCAAGCATTAGAAGCTTCGCAAAAAGCTTACGAGTTTGTCCTAAAAAAAGAAAAAGGCGCAAAATTACCGCAGGTATTTGCCTTTGGAAACGTGTCTTATTTGAACGCGTTTGGTACAGATTTAACGGTAAAGGATCTTCCTCGTGTGGGTGATTTGAAATTGGAATCCAATCACTTGAAAATGGCGCCGAATTTTGCATTAGGCGTTGGAATGAAATGGACTATTTTTGAAGGTAAAGCTCACAAAACAGCAATCGACAAAGCTAAATTGGATATCCAGATCAATGAAAACAAGCTTGCCGACACCAAGGAAAAACTGTCTTTGCTGCAAAGAAAAACTGAGGTAGATTATAACCTTGCCCGCAAAAAAATCCAAGTGAGCAATCAACAGGTTGAAATAGCAAAAAACAACCTGCACCTAGCATCACGTCAATTCGAAGAAGGTCTTTCTGATGTGACAGAAAGATTGGAAGCCGAAAACGAATTCTATAAACAGTCTCTAGGCTATTATAATCAAGTGCTCAACCAAAGAATGGCAGCATCTGAACTATTGAAAGCAAACGGAAATCTTTACCAAACCATCACTAAATAA
- a CDS encoding TolC family protein, protein MDFRFKKTFSSLTLTLLTSMSAFAQDGLNNFKIPVQQAVTHNKSLINANLENQKVALDRENVKGKLLPTVSANAMYGYLNSTLDIDLPAKTLPLLGTTIFDGTQKMNMSTQIGLAGVTATQVIFSGLQITNGQKALEQKFKAQQLMTEAGYDQLAQEVMTSFDQLMLLKEVDLLILDSEKRLNKEHEKVIKGIENGFAIPYDRDKIKLAMLELESKKAEVQSNRELLFFKLEELTGMSMEELKENKL, encoded by the coding sequence ATGGATTTTAGATTTAAAAAAACCTTTTCTAGCTTAACCCTTACCTTACTGACTTCAATGTCTGCATTCGCACAAGATGGGTTAAACAATTTTAAGATCCCTGTACAACAGGCAGTAACTCACAACAAAAGTCTCATCAATGCTAACCTTGAAAATCAAAAAGTAGCACTGGACAGAGAAAATGTTAAAGGAAAATTATTACCAACTGTATCCGCAAATGCCATGTATGGCTATTTAAACAGCACTTTGGATATAGATCTCCCCGCAAAAACATTGCCTCTATTGGGAACCACAATTTTTGATGGTACCCAAAAAATGAATATGTCAACCCAAATTGGATTGGCAGGCGTAACTGCTACCCAAGTGATTTTCTCAGGATTGCAGATCACGAATGGACAAAAAGCGCTGGAGCAAAAATTTAAAGCGCAGCAATTAATGACCGAAGCAGGTTATGACCAACTTGCCCAAGAGGTAATGACAAGTTTTGACCAATTGATGTTGCTCAAAGAAGTGGATCTTTTGATCCTTGATTCAGAAAAACGCCTCAATAAAGAGCATGAAAAAGTTATTAAAGGAATTGAAAACGGATTCGCAATTCCTTATGACCGCGATAAAATCAAACTGGCAATGCTGGAGCTTGAATCTAAAAAAGCAGAAGTCCAAAGTAACAGAGAATTGCTTTTCTTTAAATTAGAAGAATTGACAGGGATGTCAATGGAAGAATTGAAGGAAAATAAATTATAA